A genomic region of Trichothermofontia sichuanensis B231 contains the following coding sequences:
- a CDS encoding BsuBI/PstI family type II restriction endonuclease, whose translation MPKNENRTVFQLRLDQSKIPVEIGPEQVITLSPGEHSELIRAIIGDFAPRFAPGSLLIYVGDAGDKWAYFDAAMLAELGVEINPHGKMPDVILYDTTKNWLLLIESVTSHGPVDGKRYAELAQLFAKLTAGLIYITAFPNRTILTRHLAEIAWETEVWIADAPSHLIHFNGERFLGPHTEV comes from the coding sequence ATGCCAAAGAACGAGAACAGAACCGTATTCCAGTTGAGATTGGACCAGAGCAAGATTCCAGTTGAGATTGGACCAGAGCAAGTCATCACCCTTAGTCCTGGCGAACACAGTGAACTAATCCGGGCCATCATTGGGGACTTCGCACCACGATTTGCACCCGGTAGTCTCCTTATTTACGTTGGAGACGCAGGTGATAAATGGGCCTATTTCGATGCTGCGATGCTAGCTGAATTAGGTGTTGAGATTAATCCACATGGCAAGATGCCAGATGTCATCCTGTATGACACTACAAAAAACTGGCTACTGCTAATTGAGTCCGTCACGAGCCACGGACCGGTTGATGGGAAGCGCTATGCCGAACTTGCGCAGTTGTTTGCTAAATTAACTGCTGGCCTAATCTACATCACTGCTTTCCCAAACCGAACAATCCTGACTCGCCACCTCGCTGAAATTGCTTGGGAAACTGAGGTCTGGATTGCGGATGCACCTTCCCACTTGATTCATTTCAATGGAGAGCGTTTTCTTGGTCCACATACTGAAGTCTAA
- a CDS encoding globin family protein: MLTQLDRLGKAVDGRYATDAELAFIAGYAQSFRQRAQTYLMLQKLEPVIVQQVLQRLQKCDPSLLKQGDKDLTAKWQLDTVRVLRYSATAMLLNDGEWLREQLLFWFQTIMRAFRAERSCQATYEVMQAVVQEHLTPAQAELFCPILELNRVLLGTSDRTEVGAAA, from the coding sequence GTGTTAACGCAACTTGATCGCTTAGGGAAGGCGGTGGATGGCCGCTATGCCACTGATGCGGAATTGGCCTTTATAGCGGGCTATGCCCAGTCCTTTCGGCAGCGGGCACAAACCTATCTAATGCTTCAGAAGTTGGAGCCAGTCATTGTACAGCAGGTTTTGCAACGGCTGCAAAAGTGTGATCCTTCCCTGCTGAAGCAGGGCGACAAAGATTTAACGGCTAAGTGGCAACTGGATACAGTGCGGGTGTTGCGCTATTCGGCAACGGCTATGCTACTCAATGATGGTGAGTGGTTGCGGGAGCAATTGCTATTCTGGTTCCAAACAATTATGCGGGCTTTTCGGGCGGAGCGCAGTTGTCAGGCGACCTATGAGGTGATGCAGGCCGTTGTCCAGGAGCACTTAACGCCGGCCCAAGCCGAACTGTTTTGTCCCATTCTGGAATTAAATCGAGTGCTCCTCGGCACTAGCGATCGCACTGAAGTGGGTGCTGCGGCGTAG
- a CDS encoding LysR family transcriptional regulator, translating into MADLPFTLDQLRILRAIAAEGSFKRAADSLYVSQPAVSLQVQNLERQLDVPLFDRGGRRAQLTEAGHLLLSYGERILSLCQETCRAIEDLQNLQGGTLIIGASQTTGTYLLPRMIGLFRQRYPDVAVQLHVHSTRRTSWSVANGQVDMAIIGGEVPAELQDSLQIVPYAEDELALILPTSHPLAQVDKIQRDDLYKLQFIALDSQSTIRKVIDQVLTRSGIEMRRLKIEMELNSIEAIKNAVQSGLGAAFVSVTAIERELQMGTLHRTRIDSVVIKRVLSVISNPNRYRSKAAEAFSQEILPLFANQANLTPATAIPTPTSEQSLTDDLSPPLRAEAPAQAASDVPSLTLPSS; encoded by the coding sequence ATGGCTGACCTCCCCTTTACCCTAGACCAGCTCCGCATTCTCAGGGCGATCGCTGCTGAGGGTAGCTTTAAGCGGGCTGCCGATAGCCTTTATGTTTCGCAACCTGCTGTCAGCTTACAGGTGCAGAACCTGGAGCGCCAATTGGATGTGCCCCTGTTTGACCGGGGGGGACGGCGTGCTCAGTTAACGGAAGCCGGCCACCTCCTGCTCAGTTATGGCGAACGGATTCTGTCCTTGTGTCAAGAGACCTGCCGGGCGATCGAGGATCTGCAAAATCTGCAAGGGGGCACCCTGATTATTGGGGCTAGTCAAACCACTGGGACTTACCTCTTGCCCCGCATGATTGGGTTGTTCCGGCAACGCTACCCAGATGTGGCGGTGCAACTCCATGTGCATTCAACCCGACGCACCTCCTGGAGTGTCGCCAATGGTCAGGTAGACATGGCGATCATTGGCGGTGAAGTGCCCGCAGAGTTGCAAGATTCGCTGCAAATTGTGCCGTATGCCGAAGATGAACTTGCTTTAATTTTACCAACCTCTCACCCCCTCGCGCAGGTTGACAAAATTCAACGGGATGATCTGTACAAACTTCAGTTTATTGCCCTGGATTCCCAGTCCACGATCCGCAAGGTGATTGATCAAGTGCTCACCCGATCGGGGATTGAGATGCGGCGGCTGAAGATCGAAATGGAGTTGAATTCGATCGAGGCGATCAAGAATGCGGTGCAGTCGGGGCTGGGGGCAGCGTTTGTCTCGGTGACGGCGATCGAGCGGGAACTGCAAATGGGGACCTTGCATCGGACCCGGATCGATTCGGTGGTGATTAAGCGGGTTCTGTCGGTTATCTCCAACCCGAACCGGTATCGCTCGAAGGCTGCCGAAGCCTTTAGTCAGGAGATTCTGCCGCTGTTTGCTAATCAGGCAAATTTGACCCCGGCTACGGCGATACCCACCCCCACGTCGGAACAATCTCTGACGGATGATCTATCGCCGCCGCTGCGGGCAGAAGCGCCTGCGCAGGCGGCATCTGATGTGCCGTCTCTGACCCTTCCCAGTTCTTAA
- a CDS encoding nucleoside hydrolase, with translation MSTLPASQLRPILLDTDPGGDDAIALLWLLSLVKQGLADLVAVTTVAGNVPAQQTFNNASQLLHLTGFSHIPVGRANRDRPTPAHQATYIHGADGLGNLTATLPPATHLFTQAPTAADLIIERLTAAPGRLTIVAIGPLTNLAAAEQQSPGILKLAEEIVIMGGVFSRPGNITAQAEFNLWFDPAAAQVVFNSRTDIVILPLDVTQHVRFKPEMAQAIAATATTHPISHFLLKLVDFMVQTALTYRATEGIPSFLVHDATTLAYLFYPETLGFQRAWVHVETLGEWTSGETLIDQRAIAKPRPNAWVALRVDAEGMLMHLVADLKLLLN, from the coding sequence ATGTCTACACTGCCAGCCTCCCAACTCCGCCCAATCCTCCTCGATACTGATCCAGGTGGCGATGATGCCATTGCTCTGTTGTGGTTACTGAGTCTGGTTAAACAAGGACTGGCAGATCTGGTTGCCGTTACCACGGTTGCGGGTAATGTCCCCGCCCAGCAAACCTTCAATAACGCCAGCCAACTCCTCCACCTCACCGGTTTTTCCCATATTCCCGTGGGTCGCGCCAACCGCGATCGTCCTACCCCCGCCCACCAAGCCACCTACATTCACGGTGCCGACGGCTTGGGCAACCTCACCGCCACCTTACCCCCGGCAACCCATCTCTTTACCCAAGCTCCCACTGCCGCTGATCTGATCATTGAACGCTTGACTGCCGCCCCAGGTCGCCTCACGATCGTGGCCATTGGCCCCCTGACGAACCTTGCTGCTGCGGAACAACAATCTCCCGGTATCCTTAAACTGGCCGAGGAGATCGTGATTATGGGAGGCGTCTTCAGCCGCCCTGGCAACATTACGGCTCAGGCTGAATTCAATCTTTGGTTTGATCCAGCAGCGGCCCAAGTCGTCTTCAATAGCCGCACGGATATCGTGATCCTGCCCCTGGATGTTACCCAGCACGTCCGGTTTAAGCCCGAAATGGCCCAGGCGATCGCGGCCACAGCTACCACCCACCCAATCAGCCATTTCCTCCTCAAGTTGGTGGACTTCATGGTCCAAACCGCCCTCACCTACCGGGCAACTGAGGGTATCCCCAGCTTTCTGGTCCACGACGCCACAACGTTGGCCTACCTGTTCTATCCCGAAACCCTAGGGTTCCAGCGGGCCTGGGTACACGTGGAAACCCTAGGGGAGTGGACCAGTGGTGAAACCCTGATCGATCAACGGGCGATCGCTAAACCCCGCCCCAACGCCTGGGTTGCCCTCCGAGTGGATGCGGAGGGGATGCTCATGCATTTAGTCGCCGATCTTAAATTACTCTTAAATTAG
- a CDS encoding 2Fe-2S iron-sulfur cluster-binding protein: MVKIVKLEPIGQETEVETNGNLLSVLLNEELDVLKECGGRGMCATCHVYIKQGMEYLTPMNRREQRTLEVITSCKTNSRLACQARVLQNGVVVELPPGMYVRSLQDIEALIGRRAEQPLLHPITGQVLVEEGKLITRSMLKQLEDTKFRVSDYFSMTSEY, from the coding sequence ATGGTAAAGATTGTTAAGCTAGAACCGATTGGTCAGGAAACCGAAGTCGAGACCAACGGGAATTTGCTCTCAGTATTGCTCAATGAAGAACTGGATGTCCTGAAGGAGTGTGGCGGACGAGGGATGTGTGCCACCTGCCATGTTTACATTAAGCAGGGCATGGAATATCTAACGCCGATGAACCGGCGGGAACAGCGTACACTGGAGGTAATTACCTCCTGTAAGACCAACTCGCGTCTAGCCTGTCAGGCACGGGTCCTCCAAAACGGCGTCGTGGTCGAACTCCCCCCCGGTATGTATGTGCGATCGCTCCAGGATATCGAGGCCCTCATTGGCCGGCGTGCAGAGCAACCCCTCTTACACCCGATTACCGGTCAAGTCCTAGTCGAAGAGGGCAAGCTGATCACCCGCTCGATGCTCAAACAACTCGAAGACACCAAGTTCCGCGTCTCCGACTACTTCTCGATGACTTCCGAGTATTAA
- a CDS encoding CHAT domain-containing protein yields the protein MKRYCILAGLPIAVSLGLVLVAQAQIVPTRDATGTVVTPNGDRLEIQGGQTSKDGTNLFHSFDRFNLSERQIADFFANPQLRNILGRIIGGDVSIINGLIQVTGGSPNLYLLNPAGIIFGPTARLNVPADFTATTATAIGFGEGAWLSAVGLPDYANLVGMPHTFAFMTPRPSAILNAGDLAVPPGQRLMLLGGGVMSTGQLSTPGGEVTIAAVPGERLVRLSQSGQLLSLEFTAIDPTTAATLPTGSLASAFQLPELLTGGTQGNATSLTVGADGVTRLAGAGVNVPPQPGAAIVVGAIDVASKGVGGSVNVVGDRVILTGANINAAGAQGGGTVRIGGDLQGNGTLPNANSSYVDANSDIQANALHQGPGGQIIIWSDETTQVNGKLAARGGPDGGDGGLIETSGKVGLDVAGARIDARAPQGKPGTWLLDPSDITISDRPTDPEMSGPIFNPVGASANVSIAQITSTLELGTSVTVTTGGGSGGEGNITVQDAIVVPTTAGTPTLTLNANNNIEINAAISDDPSYSSADFNLNLSAGNRININAPIATGGGNFSSNSAGFNSNSLIETKGGGIDIITTRSSGITIDSILQTSNYQTGGGDISLTADQGSIDVSAAYADGILYSGIDSSEEGGNITITAPQGTARLAIGLTNGNGRIKIDANNAINANSLSTGQEDVQLTSRGNVEVVGSIGTRGGNINIQGANFSLQPGVDDLGNIELAFLGTEGGEIQISANNRVDLGPNAFIQTEGGDFTSNSTHFAATGSAFRTRGGNLAITTQGTNSINIDIPIDTSGITGGNVTLSSPNGNIVVNSINTQGLDGSGGNVTLSTQRGTVQVTGIIPDSLSCAGASICTLGFPSGTVSITHGGGPQNWDFIVGDPALNGTAGSIVAWSSDPLSPTQVFAMSASNNSVTPASDITIASINAAPSFSARTLFSGAQPGQPLTLTFEDLLVSSSDPNQDFVAIVITNFEPGTLALNGSPLPGGSTGIRISPGDTLTYTPPSSASGRVTAFTIAAVDPQNNTFSPFLAQSSPLPIQVDVGATPPIEPPTPPVEPPTPPIEPPTPPIEPPTPPIEPPTPPIEPPTPPVEPPTPPVEPPTPPVEPPTPPVEPPTPPIEPPTPPVEPPPPDSPPVALSPSEQVTVATALRGVPKIVPPIVASVPPAPIDPIVNAIEADFTQTFEQHLGAPEVPPPPRATLTQIRDALKQVEEATGIKPALIYLNFVPTQLAPDLSVPASPNDQLEIIVVTTKDGPPLRQRIANATRKQIVTVADELRAAVATPDQTFSQAYRQPAQQLYQWLIQPVLADLQQQGIGNLVFIPDVRLRSLPYASLMQGDRFLIEDYSVGLMPSVSLTDLRYVDPRQTAMLAMGLSESVQGQTPLPAVPAEINKLVSLWSGRSYLNEQFTVEQLQRTRSQTPYGIVHLATHADISRGAIDRSYIQFWDRRVPLSRDQIRQLQLNNPPVELLGLSACRTALGDEQAELGFAGLAVQAGVKSALASLWFINDAATAALMADFYTVLRESPIKAEALRKAQLAMAKGEVVIAGTQVQGLASGQTLVLPEASVQTLSDRVLSHPYYWAGMTLIGNPW from the coding sequence GTGAAACGATACTGCATTCTGGCTGGGTTGCCGATCGCGGTTAGCCTGGGGCTGGTTTTGGTTGCACAAGCCCAAATCGTTCCGACGCGCGATGCGACGGGAACCGTGGTGACGCCCAACGGCGATCGCCTGGAAATTCAGGGAGGGCAAACCTCCAAAGACGGCACTAATTTATTTCATAGCTTTGATCGCTTTAACCTGAGCGAACGTCAAATCGCCGACTTTTTTGCCAATCCCCAACTGCGCAACATCCTAGGTCGCATTATTGGCGGTGACGTTTCCATTATCAATGGCCTGATTCAAGTTACTGGGGGCAGTCCGAACCTATATTTATTGAACCCTGCGGGGATTATTTTTGGCCCCACGGCCCGGTTAAATGTCCCGGCAGACTTTACGGCAACGACGGCAACGGCGATCGGCTTCGGCGAGGGGGCCTGGTTGAGTGCCGTTGGGTTGCCGGACTACGCCAATCTGGTGGGGATGCCCCACACCTTTGCCTTTATGACACCCCGGCCCAGTGCCATTCTCAACGCAGGGGATTTAGCAGTTCCACCGGGACAACGCTTGATGCTCTTGGGGGGGGGCGTGATGAGTACAGGACAGTTAAGTACCCCTGGAGGTGAGGTGACGATCGCGGCAGTTCCCGGTGAGCGCCTGGTACGCCTGAGCCAGTCGGGACAACTCTTAAGTTTGGAATTCACGGCGATCGATCCCACGACCGCAGCCACCCTACCCACGGGGTCCCTGGCCTCAGCCTTCCAGTTACCCGAACTCCTGACAGGTGGAACCCAGGGGAACGCGACTTCCTTAACTGTCGGGGCGGATGGCGTAACCCGTTTAGCGGGGGCTGGGGTGAATGTACCACCGCAACCAGGAGCCGCGATCGTCGTGGGGGCGATCGATGTGGCCAGTAAGGGCGTAGGCGGTTCGGTCAATGTCGTGGGCGATCGGGTTATCCTAACCGGAGCCAATATCAACGCTGCGGGTGCCCAGGGGGGGGGCACAGTCCGGATCGGTGGCGATTTGCAGGGGAATGGGACTCTCCCGAATGCCAACTCTAGCTACGTTGATGCCAATTCCGATATCCAAGCCAATGCGCTACACCAGGGGCCAGGGGGGCAGATCATTATCTGGTCTGATGAGACTACCCAGGTTAACGGCAAGCTGGCGGCGCGGGGCGGCCCCGATGGCGGTGATGGTGGCCTAATTGAAACATCGGGGAAAGTCGGGCTAGATGTAGCCGGTGCCCGCATTGATGCCCGTGCGCCCCAGGGAAAACCAGGAACGTGGTTACTTGATCCGAGTGATATTACGATTTCCGATCGTCCGACTGATCCAGAGATGTCCGGCCCCATTTTTAACCCAGTTGGTGCCAGCGCTAATGTGAGTATAGCCCAAATCACCAGTACCTTAGAACTTGGGACAAGTGTGACGGTAACCACAGGAGGCGGCAGTGGGGGGGAAGGAAATATTACCGTCCAAGATGCGATCGTAGTTCCCACAACCGCAGGGACGCCGACTCTAACTTTAAATGCTAATAACAACATTGAGATTAATGCTGCAATTAGTGATGATCCGAGCTACAGCAGTGCTGACTTTAATTTAAATTTGTCAGCCGGCAACAGAATTAATATTAATGCTCCTATTGCAACTGGTGGTGGTAACTTTTCCAGTAATAGTGCTGGTTTTAATAGCAATTCTCTAATTGAAACTAAGGGTGGTGGAATCGATATTATAACAACTCGCTCAAGTGGCATTACGATTGATTCTATATTACAAACGAGTAATTATCAAACTGGTGGTGGTGATATTAGCCTAACTGCTGATCAGGGTAGTATTGATGTTAGTGCTGCTTACGCAGATGGCATTCTCTACAGTGGCATTGATTCTAGCGAGGAGGGAGGTAACATCACTATTACAGCACCGCAAGGTACGGCGAGGCTAGCGATCGGTCTAACCAATGGTAATGGTCGAATTAAAATTGACGCAAATAATGCGATTAATGCTAATTCCCTCAGTACCGGACAGGAAGATGTGCAATTAACCTCTAGAGGGAATGTTGAGGTTGTCGGTTCGATCGGTACCCGAGGAGGTAATATCAATATCCAAGGCGCAAACTTTAGTTTGCAACCAGGTGTTGATGACTTGGGAAATATAGAGCTTGCTTTTTTAGGAACAGAGGGCGGCGAAATCCAGATCAGCGCTAATAATCGCGTTGATTTAGGTCCTAATGCATTTATCCAAACAGAAGGGGGTGATTTTACCAGTAATAGCACTCATTTCGCTGCAACGGGTTCTGCCTTCAGGACTAGAGGGGGTAACCTGGCCATTACAACGCAAGGGACGAATAGCATTAATATTGATATCCCTATTGATACCAGTGGCATTACTGGGGGGAATGTGACCCTATCATCCCCTAACGGCAACATTGTTGTTAACAGTATTAACACCCAAGGGTTAGATGGTTCGGGGGGAAATGTCACCCTTTCAACCCAGCGGGGAACCGTTCAGGTAACGGGAATTATTCCTGACAGCTTGAGTTGTGCAGGCGCAAGTATTTGTACCCTGGGTTTTCCCTCGGGTACTGTCTCCATTACCCACGGCGGTGGCCCACAGAATTGGGATTTTATTGTGGGTGATCCAGCCTTGAATGGAACAGCGGGCAGTATCGTTGCTTGGAGTAGCGATCCGTTGTCGCCAACGCAAGTGTTTGCTATGTCGGCCAGCAATAACAGTGTGACGCCTGCGAGCGATATCACGATCGCCTCAATCAATGCCGCCCCCTCGTTCTCTGCTAGGACGCTGTTTAGTGGTGCGCAACCGGGCCAACCCTTGACGCTGACCTTTGAAGATTTGCTGGTAAGCAGCAGCGATCCCAATCAGGATTTTGTGGCGATCGTTATTACCAACTTTGAACCCGGTACCCTTGCCCTGAACGGCTCCCCCCTCCCTGGAGGCAGTACTGGGATCAGGATCAGCCCTGGAGACACCCTGACCTACACACCGCCCAGTAGTGCTAGCGGTCGTGTAACAGCCTTTACGATCGCCGCCGTTGACCCACAAAATAACACCTTCTCGCCCTTTCTCGCCCAATCCTCCCCTCTGCCGATTCAAGTTGACGTTGGGGCTACCCCCCCCATTGAACCGCCCACCCCCCCTGTTGAACCGCCTACCCCCCCCATTGAACCGCCTACCCCCCCCATTGAACCGCCTACCCCCCCCATTGAACCGCCTACCCCCCCCATTGAACCGCCCACCCCCCCTGTTGAACCGCCCACCCCCCCTGTTGAACCGCCTACCCCCCCTGTTGAACCGCCTACCCCCCCTGTTGAACCGCCCACCCCCCCCATTGAACCGCCTACCCCCCCTGTTGAACCACCGCCCCCCGACAGCCCTCCCGTTGCGCTTAGCCCCTCTGAGCAGGTCACTGTCGCGACAGCCCTACGGGGTGTGCCTAAAATTGTTCCTCCGATCGTGGCCAGCGTTCCCCCTGCCCCGATCGATCCGATCGTGAATGCGATTGAAGCCGATTTTACCCAAACCTTTGAGCAACACTTAGGCGCACCAGAGGTCCCCCCCCCACCCAGGGCAACCCTCACTCAAATCCGCGATGCACTCAAGCAGGTGGAAGAGGCGACAGGCATCAAACCCGCCCTCATTTATCTCAACTTTGTTCCCACCCAACTCGCCCCTGATTTGTCTGTCCCCGCTTCCCCTAATGATCAGCTGGAAATCATTGTCGTCACCACGAAGGATGGTCCGCCCCTTCGCCAGCGGATTGCGAATGCCACCCGCAAACAGATCGTGACTGTAGCGGATGAGTTACGCGCTGCGGTGGCCACACCCGATCAAACCTTTAGCCAAGCCTATCGACAACCGGCCCAACAGTTATATCAATGGCTCATTCAACCGGTCCTGGCGGATCTTCAGCAACAAGGCATTGGCAATCTGGTCTTTATCCCAGACGTGCGGCTGCGATCGCTACCCTATGCCAGCCTCATGCAGGGCGATCGCTTCCTCATCGAGGACTACAGTGTGGGTCTCATGCCCAGCGTCAGCTTGACGGATCTGCGCTATGTTGATCCCCGCCAGACCGCAATGTTGGCGATGGGGCTATCGGAATCGGTTCAGGGACAGACCCCCCTCCCAGCGGTACCGGCTGAAATTAATAAATTGGTGAGCCTTTGGTCCGGGCGATCATACCTGAACGAACAATTTACCGTTGAACAACTCCAACGCACGCGCTCGCAAACCCCTTATGGTATCGTCCATTTGGCCACCCATGCTGACATCAGCCGGGGGGCGATCGATCGCTCCTATATTCAATTTTGGGATCGACGGGTTCCCCTCAGCCGCGATCAGATCCGGCAGTTACAGTTGAATAATCCACCCGTGGAACTGCTCGGTTTAAGTGCCTGTCGGACTGCCCTGGGTGACGAGCAAGCCGAATTAGGGTTTGCCGGATTAGCTGTCCAGGCAGGTGTCAAATCAGCGCTAGCCAGTCTTTGGTTTATTAACGATGCTGCGACCGCAGCCCTGATGGCTGATTTCTACACCGTATTAAGAGAATCCCCGATTAAAGCAGAAGCCTTGCGAAAGGCGCAACTGGCAATGGCGAAAGGAGAAGTGGTGATTGCGGGTACCCAAGTGCAGGGCTTGGCCTCCGGGCAAACCCTGGTGCTGCCAGAAGCCAGTGTGCAAACCTTAAGCGATCGCGTCCTCTCCCACCCCTACTATTGGGCCGGGATGACGTTGATTGGCAATCCCTGGTAA
- a CDS encoding serine/threonine-protein kinase encodes MELYCTRPGCPRPRNVYPDLDDRNTLLTTQQKYCTACGMPLILVGRYLPQRLLGQGGFGAAFLARDRYTPGLRPCVVKLFQPAGDLNPAQLKIAQSLFEREAEVLEELGNKHPQIPDLFAFFPLTVPSANGSGQEEYFYLVQEFIDGQTLEDELAQRGAFSQEEVRHILTEILKILQFVHENGSIHRDIKPSNIMRSRDGTIYLLDFGAVKQATKGGGGQRQASTGIYSQGYAPPEQMAGSQVYPSTDLYALAVTCISLLTGKDPLELYDGYHNTWRWRSHVPQLDPSLAAVLDRMLQPVPNDRFASAAAVLAVLKQQQSSLLPRSSPASRSSSPAPVPPAAPSPPVAAAVPGPPVAPMPPSAPIASAPPAPAPVPARAVPPPVAQRPPASSGTSSTSPGLWSVGFLGKAALMGAVCGVLAVMISSLAPANLALTPIGLGFWLALLAEMTLIQFPWFFNFSFLGVLLLVALALLFLIAPIPAIVGVIPFLLPASPPSVNFLLLLSVLALLGTAIAVFYRLFFSWLARLFP; translated from the coding sequence ATGGAGCTTTACTGCACCCGTCCTGGCTGTCCGCGTCCGCGTAATGTCTACCCGGATCTAGACGATCGCAATACCCTGCTCACTACCCAGCAAAAGTACTGTACGGCCTGTGGGATGCCCCTGATCCTGGTGGGGCGCTATCTGCCGCAACGGTTGCTGGGGCAAGGCGGTTTTGGGGCAGCGTTCCTGGCGCGCGATCGCTATACGCCGGGGCTACGGCCCTGTGTGGTGAAACTGTTTCAGCCAGCAGGGGATTTGAATCCGGCCCAACTGAAAATTGCCCAGAGCCTCTTTGAACGGGAAGCCGAAGTTCTGGAAGAACTGGGTAACAAACATCCCCAGATCCCCGACCTGTTCGCCTTTTTTCCCTTAACCGTTCCCAGTGCCAATGGCAGTGGGCAGGAGGAATATTTCTACCTGGTGCAGGAATTTATTGATGGTCAAACTCTGGAGGATGAACTGGCTCAACGGGGGGCCTTCTCCCAGGAGGAAGTGCGCCACATTCTGACGGAAATTCTCAAAATCCTTCAGTTTGTCCATGAGAATGGCTCAATTCACCGGGATATTAAGCCGTCGAATATCATGCGCAGCCGTGATGGCACGATTTACCTGCTGGACTTTGGGGCAGTCAAGCAGGCGACCAAGGGTGGCGGGGGGCAACGGCAAGCTTCGACGGGGATCTATTCCCAGGGCTATGCGCCACCGGAGCAGATGGCGGGCAGTCAGGTGTATCCCTCGACCGATCTCTATGCCCTTGCTGTAACCTGTATCTCGCTGCTGACGGGCAAGGACCCCCTGGAACTTTATGATGGCTACCACAATACCTGGCGGTGGCGATCGCACGTGCCCCAACTGGACCCTTCCCTGGCGGCAGTCCTCGATCGCATGTTACAGCCTGTGCCCAATGATCGCTTTGCCTCGGCGGCGGCGGTGTTGGCGGTTCTGAAGCAACAGCAGTCTAGTCTGTTGCCGCGATCGTCCCCTGCCAGCCGATCGTCCTCACCTGCGCCAGTGCCGCCAGCGGCCCCGTCACCTCCCGTGGCCGCAGCCGTGCCGGGTCCACCTGTAGCTCCCATGCCGCCCTCAGCCCCGATCGCATCGGCGCCCCCCGCACCAGCCCCCGTACCAGCGCGAGCGGTGCCGCCACCCGTTGCCCAACGCCCGCCCGCCTCGTCAGGCACTTCCTCTACATCCCCTGGCCTCTGGAGCGTTGGTTTTCTAGGAAAAGCAGCTTTGATGGGGGCCGTGTGTGGCGTGTTGGCAGTGATGATCAGCAGTTTAGCCCCGGCCAATCTGGCCCTGACCCCGATCGGATTAGGGTTCTGGTTGGCCCTCTTGGCGGAAATGACCCTGATCCAATTTCCTTGGTTTTTTAATTTCTCTTTTCTGGGAGTCCTCCTCCTGGTGGCCCTAGCTCTCCTGTTTTTGATTGCTCCCATCCCAGCCATTGTGGGGGTGATTCCATTTTTACTCCCTGCTAGCCCGCCATCGGTCAATTTTCTGCTGTTATTGAGCGTCCTGGCCCTGCTAGGTACAGCGATCGCCGTCTTTTATCGTTTATTCTTTAGCTGGCTAGCCCGTCTCTTTCCCTAA